A DNA window from Helianthus annuus cultivar XRQ/B chromosome 15, HanXRQr2.0-SUNRISE, whole genome shotgun sequence contains the following coding sequences:
- the LOC110911922 gene encoding G2/mitotic-specific cyclin-1 isoform X2, which yields MSQVHRPLTGGMAAKVVNKKKSLPEVIFKPNQSTKSIEIFEDEEEDQTIPMEIETDDFFEEPVVDIDVSDTKNPLAVVEYVDDIYANYRKMESYGMVSPNYMLTQQSDINEKMRAMLIDWLIEVHYLCHFQDETLFLTVNIIDRFLAKQSVSRKKLQLVGMVAMLLACKYVGISVPVVGDLIYISAKAYSRSEILEMENLMLHTLEFKISFPTPYVFLKRYLKAGQSDSKLDQLSSFLMDLCLVEYETVKFTPSLLAAACVYTAQCSLSGFKHWSKTCEWHTKYSKDELLECSKMIVRYHQRAATGRFTAVYTKYNTSEFNYAANCEPAMFIVEETQQ from the exons ATGAGTCAAGTTCACAGACCACTCACAGG GGGTATGGCTGCTAAGGTTGTCAACAAGAAAAAGAGTTTGCCTGAG GTGATTTTTAAACCGAATCAATCAACGAAGAGTATTGAGATCTTTGAAGATGAGGAGGAGGATCAAACCATTCCCATG GAGATTGAGACGGATGACTTCTTTGAAGAACCTGTTGTTGATATCGACGTTTCTGACACCAAGAATCCGCTTGCTGTTGTCGAATATGTTGATGACATCTACGCTAACTATCGAAAAATGGAG AGTTATGGCATGGTTTCACCGAACTATATGTTAACACAACAATCTGATATCAATGAGAAGATGAGAGCCATGCTAATTGACTGGCTCATTGAG GTGCACTACCTGTGTCACTTTCAAGATGAGACGTTGTTCTTGACGGTTAACATCATAGACAGGTTCTTGGCTAAGCAAAGTGTGTCTAGAAAGAAGCTGCAACTGGTTGGTATGGTGGCAATGTTGTTGGCTTGTAAATATGTGGGGATTTCAGTCCCTGTTGTTGGTGATTTGATTTATATTTCAGCTAAAGCTTACTCCAGAAGTGAAATACTCGAAATG GAAAACCTAATGCTGCACACATTAGAGTTCAAAATATCATTTCCAACCCCATATGTTTTCTTGAAAAGATATCTCAAAGCGGGTCAATCAGACTCAAAACTCGACCAATTGTCATCTTTCTTGATGGATCTTTGCCTCGTGGAATACGAGACGGTCAAATTCACTCCATCACTCTTGGCTGCAGCTTGTGTCTACACTGCTCAGTGCAGTCTTTCTGGATTCAAACATTGGTCTAAAACTTGTGAATGGCATACAAAATACTCCAAAGATGAGCTTCT GGAATGCTCGAAGATGATCGTGCGATACCACCAAAGGGCAGCGACCGGGAGATTTACAGCGGTTTATACAAAGTATAACACTTCAGAGTTTAACTATGCTGCAAACTGTGAGCCGGCCATGTTTATTGTAGAGGAGACACAGCAATGA